The window CAGTTCCGGGCGGCGCTGCTTCAACTTCGCTGCGGCGTCCGCCACAGCGGCCGGTTCGGCGTCGGGGGTGTCACGCAGGTCCCGCTCCAGCATGGCCAGCGCGTCCTGGAGGTTCGGGGCCGATACCTGGCCCTGGTCGTCGAGGACGTCGATGGCGCCGATACGGATGAGGGCCTGCTCCCGCAGCAGGGCCCGGCGGTCCGCGGCGATCTGGGCGCGTTCGCTGTCGACGGTCTGCCGGTCGCTCTGGAGGGCCTGCTGCTGCCGCTGGATTTCCTCCTGGCGGCGCTGCTCCTCGGACAGCTGCTGCTGGCGGGCCTGTTCGGCCTGCTTGAACACGTCACCGAACCGGGCCGGGTCGAAGGAGTCGGGGTCGATGCCTGCGGCTTCGGCTACCTGCCGGAAGGCGGCGCGGCGGCCCTCTTCCTTCTCGTCCTTCATGATGACGTTGAGACGGCGCTGGGTGAAGGTGACCTTCTCTTCGTCCGGGTCCACGGCGGGCGCAGGCGGTACGGCAGGTGCTGCGGGAGGCTGCTGGCCGGTGCGGGCGGCGAGCTCCGCTGGCGTCGGCACGGCGGCGGGAGGTGCGGCCGGGTCGGTGGCGGTGCCGGAGTTGTAGAACGTGGCGAGGGCAGCCACGCCGGTGTACGGGTGGGCCCATCCGGTACGGGCTACCGGGCCGAGGCGGTGCTGCGCGGGGCGACGCATGTGTGCAAGTCCTCCCAGACTCGTTTCAGGCCCCGCGCCTAGATCCAAGTTGAGCACAGGAATCACGTGGTGTTCCCCCCGCTTCCCTCGGGCACCAGATCCGGGTCCTCATCGAGGCCCGTACCGGCGCCGGTGGGCGGCAGTTGCACGGCGGGTGCTTCGGGCTCTTCGGGGGCCTGTCGGCCGAGGAAGTCGGCTACCTCGTCGGTGTTGCCGAGGGCGTCGGCGAGCATGCGGGCGTCCTCGAAGGAGCGGGCTTCGATCTGCTTGATCTCCTCCTGGGCGTCCTCGATGGGCCAGCCGGATTCCTGGAGCATGCGGATCGCGGTCTCCAGGCTGATGACCTTCGCCGCGTAGGCGTCGGTGACCTGCTGGAGGACGGCGGCCTTGTCGGTCGGCGTGTACGGTCCGCGCTGGATCCGGGCCGGGAGCGGCTTCACTCCCGCCCAGTCGGGGTGCTGGCCGGCGAGGAACAGCCGGATGACGAACTTCGGCAGGAGCCGGTCGGCGTGGTCGCGGGCCAGGCGCATCGCGGAGATCAGCGAGTCGAGCGGGCCCAGGGACAGTTGGAGGGCGTAGCCGGAGGGGACCTTGGAGGGGTCGACGGTGCCGAGGGCGACGGGCGGGATCCGTACGACGTTCGCGGCCCGGTCGGCGAGGTGGTGGACCTGGCTGCGGAGTTCGGCGAGGTTGTTGCTGGTGTCGACGGTGGTGAGGGCGCCGCCTTCGCCGAGGGTGAGGACCAGGCCGGGGGCGACGCTGTACTTCTGCTGCGCGCTGATGGCCTTCCCGGAGATCCCCAGGATCGGGGCGCCGGTGGTGGCGGAGGCGCGGGAGGAGTCGGTGTCCGATCCGGCGAGTTCGTCGAAGACCTGCAGCGCCTTGGCCAGGGACGACTGTCCCCAGTGTTCTCCGGCGGGCGGGGGCGTGTTGGGGACGTGGATGACCGGCACGAAGTCGATGAGCATGTCGAGCCGGTCGAGGACTTCGCCCTGGTCGCTGGTCGCGAACTGGGCCTTGTCCATGGGAAGGCTGTCGACGTCGACCGGGGCCTTCAGGTCGCCGAGTTCCCAGGTGGCGTCGGTGAGGTAGCAGGTCTTGTAGGAGGGGGTGTCGCTCCACGCGTACATGCGGGTGATGGACCCGTTGCCGTCCAGCTGGTCGCCCTGGCCGAGGACGGGGGCGGGCGGCTGGTCGGCGGCGGCGGAGAGGACGTCGGTGCGGATGGGCCGTCCGGTGCGGTCGACTCCGCTGGACGTCTGGGGGCGGATCCAGTCGAGGTGGTAGGTGATGCGGCGCAGCCGGGCGGGCAGGTGGCGGGCCTTGTCCTCGGGGAGCTCCCACGCGAAGTGAATCTTGTCGGGGTAGTCGGATCCGTCGTCGTCCTCGCCCAGGACGGGGAAGTAGAAGCCCGGGTCGTAGACGCGGACGCGTGCGCGCTGCTTGTCGGCGTCCCAGTAGAGGAGGTAGACGCCGTCGCCGAGGCCGACGGCTTTGCGTTCGGTCTGCAGCATGCGCAGCGGAAGGAGTTCCTCATCGGCCCACTCGCGCAGCAGTGTCTGGAGGCGTTCCGCGGCCGCCGCGTCCGGGCCGCCGCCGGTGCCGGTCTGCTCGGCTCCGGGAACGGTGATGGTCTGCTCATTGCCCAGGACGTCGGAGGTCAGCTTGTCGACGAACATCGACGGGTCGCCAAACTCGCGCTTCTCCCGGGCCGTATCACCCTCGAGGAACGAAGTCAGCTCGCCGACCTGGTTGTTGTCGTAGGCGGTGAGGAGTTTGTAGGCGGCCAGGCGGCGTTCGTCTCCGGCGGGTACCCATGTCGCGGCGGCCTCGGGGAACGCCCGGCGGTGCGGCATGCCCAGGGAGTCGCTGTAGAGCGGCTTGTAGTTCAGCCACGACCAGCCGTCGATGATGGCCGACCTGACGCCGGAGAACAGGCCCACAGCAGTCCTTCCCGCTGATCCAGGCCCCGCGCCCGTGATCAGAGTACGGGCGTAGGGCCGGTGTCTTCCCCCGGCTACCGGCGGCCGCGCAGACGCTGGTCGCTGTAGTGCTGGCTGCCGAGGGCTTCCTGGGCCGGGTCAGCCAGCTCGGTCAGAGCGTGGACTGCGGCGTCCATGCGGTCGGGTGAGTCCATGCCGGGGATCCAGGTGACCATCTGGCCCTCGAGTTCGACGTGTTCACCGACGTGGTGGACCTTGCCCTGCTTGTACAACTGGGCTATCGGTTCGGCGCGCAGGCGCTTCCCCTGCTTGGCGTGCACCTCGATGATCGACGGCATCAACAGGCCGTTCGTCTCCCCATCGCGCTGCATCTCGCTCCATGCCTGGCGGACGACCTGGGCAGCCATGTCGCCGCCGAAGTTCTTCTCTACGACGATGGCGTCCGCTTGGCGGTCGATGGCCAGCTTGCACACCTCGGTCCCCCAGGCGTCGGCGCCCATGGTGCGGGACCGGTCGTCGAGAACGTAGAGGTCGCCTTCGCTGTCGCGGGCGGCGCAGACGAGGCCCACTTCGTCGTTGCGCAGGGTGTCCCCTCCTGCGTGGTCGACGGCGACGATGACCCGGGTGGGGGTGACGCCACGCCACGCTTCGGGCTTGATCCGGTGGCCAGTGATCCAGGCCCATTTCCAGACGCCGCCCTCGAGCGGGCGGGGCTTTTGCTGGTAGAGGGCGTACCAGACGCGTTCACCGACGGACTCTCGGATGTCGGCGAGTTCGGCTGCGTCGTACTGGTCGGGCCACAGGGGTTCGCCGATGGGCCGGTGCAGGGGGTCTTCGGTGCTGTCCGCGAGGGCGGGGAGGTCGATCTGCAGCCAGCGGTGGGGTTCGTGGGCGAGGAGCCGGCCGGAGAGGTCGTCTTCATGCCAGCGCGTGTTGATCAGGATGAGGGAGGCGCCGGGTGCGCGGCGGGTGAAGAACACGGACCGGTACCACTCCCAGATGCGTTCGCGTTGGGCGGGGCTGGCGGCGTCGTCGTGGCCTTTGAAGGGGTCGTCGATGATGCCGAGGTTGAAGCCTTTGCCGTTCAGGGCTCCGCCGACACCGGCAGTGACCATGCCGCCGCGGACGCTGGATCCGCGGCGCTGTTCGAGGTCGAAGCGGTTCGCGGCGTGGGAGGCGGGGTGGAGCTTGATTCCGAGGGTGGGTGAGTACTCCTTGAGTTGGTCGCGGACCCATCGGCCGTGGTCGTCGGCGAGGTCGGCGCCGTAGCAGGCGATCATGACGCGGTGTTCGGGGTGACGGCGCAGGTACCAGAGCGGTCCCCAGCGGGAGGCGCGCTGGCTTTTGCCGTGGCGGGGCGGGCAGGTCAGCATCACCTGCAGCCGCTCCCCTGCGGCGATCCGCCGGAACGCGCTGTCGATCATGTCGAGGTGGGCGGCCTGCTTCTCCCGGCCTTCGGTGAGGACGGCGGCGAGGGCGCCCGGTGAGCGGTCCATGGCCATCTGGCGTTCGATGCGGGCGAGTTTGGCGCGGGTCTCGGGGCGGGCCCGGGTGATGACGCGGCGCCGTTGGTCGGCCGGCAGGGATCGGTAGCGGGCCTCGAGGGACGCCTGGCGGTCAGGCGCTGTCGTCACCGTCGTCCTCTTCGTCGTCCTCCAGGTCATCGCCTTCGCCTTCGTATTCGTCGTCCAGGTCGGCGTCGGGGTCGATGACGGGGATCTCCGCGTTGTCGCGGTCGGAGATGTCGATGAGCGCCATGATTTCGGCTGCTTCGCCGCTGGAGAAGGGGATGGCGCCGCCGTCGGGGCCGCTGATCTCGGTGCGGACGGGGACCTTCAGACCGAACAGTTCGGTGATGTCGGCGATGAGCTTGCGGGCCTGCTCGTTGGCCTTCAGGTCGGGGTCGACCTCTGCGGTGGCTGCTGGCATGACGGACCGCAGGAGTTCCTCCAGGCGTGCTCCCTGGAGGTAGCGGTACAGCTGGGCGTCCTGGATCT of the Streptomyces sp. NBC_00878 genome contains:
- a CDS encoding sigma factor-like helix-turn-helix DNA-binding protein; translation: MPPSKAKSAVVAQRRREMLVMKIQGRTAAQIADHFDISPSTARSDLSRAIKKAHALEIQDAQLYRYLQGARLEELLRSVMPAATAEVDPDLKANEQARKLIADITELFGLKVPVRTEISGPDGGAIPFSSGEAAEIMALIDISDRDNAEIPVIDPDADLDDEYEGEGDDLEDDEEDDGDDSA
- a CDS encoding terminase family protein: MTTAPDRQASLEARYRSLPADQRRRVITRARPETRAKLARIERQMAMDRSPGALAAVLTEGREKQAAHLDMIDSAFRRIAAGERLQVMLTCPPRHGKSQRASRWGPLWYLRRHPEHRVMIACYGADLADDHGRWVRDQLKEYSPTLGIKLHPASHAANRFDLEQRRGSSVRGGMVTAGVGGALNGKGFNLGIIDDPFKGHDDAASPAQRERIWEWYRSVFFTRRAPGASLILINTRWHEDDLSGRLLAHEPHRWLQIDLPALADSTEDPLHRPIGEPLWPDQYDAAELADIRESVGERVWYALYQQKPRPLEGGVWKWAWITGHRIKPEAWRGVTPTRVIVAVDHAGGDTLRNDEVGLVCAARDSEGDLYVLDDRSRTMGADAWGTEVCKLAIDRQADAIVVEKNFGGDMAAQVVRQAWSEMQRDGETNGLLMPSIIEVHAKQGKRLRAEPIAQLYKQGKVHHVGEHVELEGQMVTWIPGMDSPDRMDAAVHALTELADPAQEALGSQHYSDQRLRGRR